The genomic region CCGTAATGGATGAAGGTGTCGAAGTGCCGAAGCTCCTTCGCATTCATCCAGTCGGCGGGGTTGAAGTCCCGCACTTCCCCGGCAATGCGCGACGGGAAAGGCGAGGCGTCGAAGCGGGTGATCGGGCCGACGCCCGACTTGCCGGCGACCAGATTGGCCCAGCCGGTCTCGACGTCGTTACCGACCGGCGAGATGAGGCCGAGGCCCGTAATGACGACGCGACGCTTGCTCATCAGCTCTTCGAATGCGCCTTGACGAAATCGATGGCCTGTTGAACCGTGGTGATCTTCTCGGCTTCCTCGTCGGGGATTTCCGTACCGAATTCATCTTCCAACGCCATGACCAGCTCGACGTTGTCCAGCGAATCGGCACCCAGGTCGTCCACGAAGGACGATGCGGTCTTGACCTCAGCTTCGTTCACGCCAAGCTGCTCGGCCACAATCTTCTTGACCCGCGCCTCGATATCCGACATTTCAATACTCTCCTGATGAGTGACGATGCCGGTACATGCTACCGGCTTTTTCTGGTTTCTCGATACCTGCCGGAAAAATTTCCGGCGGGCTGGACGGCTTCCGTGAGGAAAGCCAGAACACGGTTACTCTGACGAAACGGGATTGTAGCGTCAAACCATGTACATGCCGCCATTGACCGGCAAGGTGACGCCCGTGACATACGATGCCGCTGGCGAAGCCAGGTAAAGCACCGCTGCCGCGATGTCGTCGGCCTGTCCGAGCCGGCCACTGGGAATCTGCTGCTTGAGCCCCGCCACCTGTTCCTCGGGCAGCGCCCGGGTCATGTCGGTCTCGATGAAGCCGGGCGCCACGCAGTTGACGGTGATGCCGCGGCTGGCCACTTCGCGTGCCAGCGCCCGCGACATGCCGGCCACGCCGGCCTTGGCGGCCGCATAGTTGGCCTGCCCCGGGTTGCCCATCTGACCCACCACCGAGGTGATGTTGACGATGCGGCCGGTGCGTGCCTTCATCATGGGCTTGATGGCCAGGCGCGCCATGCGGAAGACGGCGGTAAGGTTGGTGTCGATGACGGCAGCCCAGTCCTCATCCTTCATGCGCATGGCCAGCGTGTCACGGGTGATGCCGGCGTTGTTGACAAGAATGGACAGCTTGCCGTGCTCGGCCACGATGGCATCGACCAGGGCGGCGCAGGCCTCGGCGTCATTGACGTTGAGCGCCACACCGCGGTGCGGGGCGCCCAGACGCTGCCCGATGGCCTCGGCGCCCTTCTCGGACGTGGCGGTGCCGATCACCGTGGCGCCGGCCCGTGCCAGCGTGTCGGCAATGGCCTGACCAATGCCGCGCGAGGCGCCGGTGACCAGGGCGACCTGCCCTTCGAGGTTGCCGAAGATGGCGGGAATCGGGGTGGAATCTGTGCTCATGAGAACTTGGCCAGCGTGGATTGGAGGGAAGCGGCATCGCTGACGTTGTGCAGCTGCGCCTCGGGCGCGATCCGCTTGATCAGGCCGGTGAGGACCTTGCCGGGGCCGAACTCGACGAACTGGTCGACACCCTTGTCGGCCAGCGCCTGGATGACCTCGACCCAGCGCACCGGATGCCAGGCCTGGCGCACCAGTGCGTCACGGATGCGGGCGGGATCGGTCTCGAAGGCCACATCGACGTTGTTGACCAGCGGAATGGCCGGGGCCTTCAGGTCGATGTCGGCCAAGGCACGCTGCAGCACCTCGCCGGCCGGCTTGAGCAGCACCGAATGGAACGGTGCCGAGACCGGCAGCACGACGGCACGACGTGCCCCCTTGGCCTGCGCAGCCTCGCAGGCGCGCTGGACGGCACCCACGTGACCGGCAATGACCACCTGGGACGGTGCATTGAAGTTGACGGGCGCCACTTCCTCGCGCTGATCGCTGCCGGGTACCGCGCGAGCCTCATCGCAGGCGGCCTGCACATCGGCATCGGACAGCCCCAGGATGGCGGCCATGCCGCCGGTACCCACGGGCACGGCTTCCTGCATGGCCTGCGCGCGCAGTCGCACCAGCTTCACGGCCGTGTCCAGGTCCAGCGAGCCCGCGGCGACCAGCGCCGTGTACTCACCCAGGCTGTGACCGGCCACGAAGTCGGGCTCAGGGCCACCTTCAGCGCGCCAGGCAGCCAGATTGGCCATGCCGGCCAGCAGCATGGCAGGCTGCGTCCAGGTCGTCAGCGCCAGCTCTTCGACAGGACCTTCGGCAATGACCTTTGACAGCAGGGGCTGGCCCAGTGCCGCATCGGCACGCGCCACCAGGGCATCGACTTCGGGACGACCGAGCAGCGACGACAGCATGCCGACGGCCTGTGATCCCTGACCGGGAAATACGAATGCAACGCTCATGAATCCTGACTCTCCCTGGCTATGCCTTGTATCTTGTTCCTATCTCTGCCCACCCGGGCACTGCCGGGAAGCAGAGCATCCCTTGTCAGAAGCGGATGAGGTTGGCCGCCCACGTGAAGCCGCCACCCACTCCTTCCATCAGCACCAGATGCCCGGGCTTGATCCGGCCGTCCTTCACGGCCTGGGTCAGCGCCAGCGGAACCGATGCCGCCGAGGTGTTGGCGTGCTCTGCCACAGTGGAGACCACCTTGTCTTCGGGAAGGCCCAGGCGCGAGGCCGTGGCCGAAAGAATGCGGATGTTGGCCTGGTGCGGCACCAGCCAGTCGAGGTCGTCGACCGAGAGGTCGGCTGCCTGCAGGGTTTCCTGGGCGAGATCAGCCAGCACGCGCACAGCCAGCTTGAAGACGGCCTGACCGTCCATGCGCAGGAACGGATGACCGCAGACGGCACCGCCCCGCACACTGCCCGGCGTGGACAGGATGCCGGACTGACGGCCGTCCGCATGCAGGCGCGAGACCAGAACGCCCGGCGTGTCGGAAGCCGACAGCAGCACGGCGCCCGCCCCGTCACCGAACAGCACACAGGTGGAGCGGTCGTTCCAGTCCATGATGCGGGAAAAGACATCCGCACCGATGACGAGCGCGCGTTTCGCGACACCGGCGCGGATCAGCGCATCGGCGTTGGCCATGGCGTAGACGAAGCCGCTGCAGACCGCCTGCACGTCGAAGGCACCGCCCTGATGGATGCCCAGCTCGTTCTGGATGAGGCATGCCGTGCTGGGGAAGATCTGATCAGGCGTGGAGGTGGCACAGACCACCAGATCGATGTCATCGGGGCCGACACCTGCCATCTCCATGGCCGCACGCGCAGCGCGCGCGCCCAGCGACGTGGTGGTGTCGTCGGGACCGGCCAGCCAGCGCTGACGGATGCCGGTACGGGTGGATATCCACTCGTCCGAGGTCTCGACGCCCCGGGCAGCCAGATCAGCCACCAGGTCGTCGTTGGTGACACGCCGTGCAGGCAGTGCAGACCCTACACCGATCACCCGCGCAAAGCGCGCGCCTGCGGATGCCGGGATGCCCGGCAGGGAACGGGAAGCAGCAGAGGCGGCTGTATCGGTCTGGGACATGGGTACCGGATCCACGAAAAGGGTCAGGAAAGGGGCGGCGGACTGGCGGCATGCCCTGCCGGGCTCGCAGCTGCCATGGCAGCCTCGATGCGGCCCAGCAGACCGTTGCGCGCCGCGTCATAGGCACGCCGCAGGGCGGCCTCGTAGGCCAGCACATCGGCCGAGCCGTGACTCTTCAGAACGATACCACGCAGCCCGATGAGGCAGGCGCCGTTGTAGCGTCGATGATCGACCCGTTGACGAAAACGCTTGAGTGCCGGCATGACGCACAGCGCGCCCAGCTTCGTGAACCAGCTGCGCGAGAGCTCCTGCTTCAGGAAGGCGCCGATCATCTGCGCGACACCCTCGGACGTCTTGAGCGCCACGTTGCCGACGAAGCCATCCGAGACGACCACATCGGCCTTGCCGCCATAGACGTCGTTGCCTTCGACGTTGCCCACGAAATTGAGAGGCGTCTCGCGAATGAGGCGAGCTGCCTCCTTGACCACGTCATTGCCCTTGATGAGCTCCTCGCCGATGTTGAGCAGCCCCACGCTGGGACGCTCGGTACCGTCCAGCACCGAGGCCAGCGCACTGCCCATGATGGCGAATTGCAACAGATGCGTGGGTTCGCAGTCGACGTTGGCACCCAGGTCCAGCATGGTGGTGAACCCCCCCTTCTGGGTGGGCAGCTGGGTGGCGATGGCGGGTCGATCAATGCCCGGCAGCGTCTTGAGGACGAAACGGGAGATGGCCATCAGGGCACCGGTATTGCCGGCACTGACGCAGGCATCGGCCTCACCGGCCTTGACCTGTTCGATGGCGATGCGCATGGAGGAGTTCCGCCGGTTGCGCAGGGCCTGCACCGGGTTGTCGTCCATGCGAATGACTTCGCTGGCCGGCACCACGCGGATGCGTGACGACAGCGCAGGATCCGAGCCGTGCCCGCCCGCCTGACGGGATGACTGAAGTGCGCCCTCGACCTCGTCGGGGCGACCCACCAGCAACAGCTCGGCATCCGGGTGAGACTGCAGGAATGACAATGCGGCCGGAACCGTCACCGTCAGACCATGGTCTCCCCCCATGGCATCGATGGCCAGGCGAACGCTCATGGCGCTACGAATATGGTTGGTTGCAAGGATGCAGCACCGCTCACCCCGAGGGCTCGGGGTGCAAACGGGCCGCAATCAGCTGATCGAGCAGCAGGAATCAATCGTCAGACTTGGTCTTGACGATCTTCTTGCCCCGATAGTAGCCATTGGGGCTGATGTGGTGACGCAGGTGCACTTCGCCCGTGGTGGGCTCAACGGCAACCGGCGGGTTTTCCAGGTGATCGTGCGAACGATGCATGCCGCGCTTGGACGGCGTCTTCTTGTTTTGCTGAACGGCCATGTGAATTCTCTCCAGCCCATGTGGCGGGCAATCCAAGATTATAACGAGTCCGGGAAAGTTTGAACAAGTCGCCTGCTTCAATTAAGCGTCGCCGGACTGGGGCAGACCTCATGGAAGACCGCCATGGGCAGCGCCAGCATGGCCTCGTCCTCGATCAGGCCGGCCAGTGCCAGCCGCGGCTCGACAGCAATCACGTCCACATCCACCCCGGCTTCAGGATCTTCCAGCCCGGCCTGGCGCTCGGAAGCGGCGAGCCGGAAACGGCGCGTGATCGACAGTTCATCCAGCGGCAGCGGCCCCAGACAGCGCCCGCAGGCCACCACTGGCGCAAACTGCAGTGACAGCACCAGGAACTGGCGGACCCGGTCCAGCTCGTCACGCGCACTTTCCCCCTGCACCTGCCAGTGCACCAGCGTGCCTTCATCCAGCAGACCGCTGGCCAGCAGGCGTGGCATCCGCGCAACCGAGGTGCTGCCCGCCAGCCGTTCGCCGGCACGGGCAAAGCGGGCCGGGTCGATCTCGGGTGCCAGCCCCTCGGGCAGGGAATCGGCCTCCCAGCCCTCGCCGGACTGGGCGGAAGTGGCAGACGAGCTGTGAGGCGGCTTGGCCGCGGTGGGTTTCATCGACACATTCTCCCCGTTCTGGATTCGGATCTGCGGGCATGCGTTCACGCCGCGGATGCACCCCCTCCCGGGATCCACGAACCGGACCCCGAAAAGCAGGCGCGCTTATCATAGCAGCCCATGAGACTGATCCTTGCTTCCTCCTCGCCCTATCGACAGGAACTGCTTGCGCGTCTGCGCCTGCCCTTCGAAGCCGTGGCCGCCGATGTCGACGAGACGCCCCTGCCCCATGAGCCCATTGCCGACCTGGCCACGCGCCTGGCGGCCCTGAAGGCCGAAACCATCCTGGCTCGGCATCCGGATGCGCTGGTCATCGGTTCGGACCAGGTGGGCACGCTGGACGGCATCACCCCCATCGGCAAGCCGGGCACCCTGGAACGCGCCCGCCTTCAGCTGCAGGCGGCCTCGGGGCGAACCATGCACTTTCATACGGCGCTGGCGCTGCGCGGCCGTGGACTCCCCCCCATCGACGATGCCGTCTGCGTGGATGTCGCCTTCCGGACGCTGACCCTCGCCGAGATCGACCGCTATCTGGCCCAGGAGGATGTCCTGAACTGCGCCGGTTCGGCCCGCTGCGAGGGGCTGGGCATCAGCCTGCTGGAATCCATCCGCACGGATGACCCCACCGCCCTGATCGGGTTGCCGCTGATCCGGCTGAGCACCCACCTGCGGCAGCTGGGGGTGGATGTCCCGGCTGCCACCACCCCTTCATCGGAACGGGCATCATGAAACCGACACCCCACGGACGCCTTCTGCTGATTCCCACGCCGCTGCAGCAGCCCGAGGAATGTCAGCAGCCCTGGCTGCTGGAGCCGGACAGGCAGCGGGTCTCGGCGCTGACCGACTTTCTGGTGGAAACCCCCAAGGCCGCACGGCGCTGGCTGGGCCTTCTGGGCATGCAGCAGCCCATCCGGGACCTGCAGCTGCGCGCCCTGCCCGGCAAGTCCGAAGGCAAGGCGCCCCGACTGGACGCACGCGACTGGTTGGCGCCTGCTCTGGAAGGCCGCGACATGGGCCTGCTGTCGGACGCGGGCTGCCCTGGCGTGGCTGACCCGGGGGCGCTACTGGTGGAGGCAGCACATCAGCTGGGCATCGAGGTCGTGCCACTGGTGGGCCCCTCATCGCTGCTGCTGGGGCTGATGGCCAGTGGCCTGAACGGGCAGCGCTTTGCCTTCCAGGGCTACCTGCCCAAGGCTGCCGATGAACGTGCCCAGACCATTGCCCGGCTGGCGCAGCGTTCACGACACGAACGCGAGACCCAGCTGCTGATCGAGACGCCCTATCGCAACCAGGCCATGGCCGACGCCCTGGTGGCCCATCTGCCCGAAGACGCTCGGCTGTGCGTGGCCACCGACCTGACGGGTCCTGCGCAGCGCGTCGAGACACGCACTGTGCAGGACTGGCGACGCAAGCCGCCTGTCATGCCCGACAAGCGGCCCGCACTCTTTCTGTTCCTGGCCTGAGCCCCACGAAGGGGCCCTGGCCAAGGACGTCAGCGCAGCACCGGCTCCTGGCCGCCGACGCGGGTCTGGACCTGCTTCCAGAAGCCGCCGAAGGCCTCGGCCCCGAACTGCCTGGCCAGCATCTGCCAGCGCGAGTATTCGCTGAAGTCCACCACGTTCTCGGTGTTGAGCACGTCACGCGCCACCGAATCCACCGACCCCAGACCATCAGCCAGTCCCAGCTGGATGCTGCGCTCACCGGTCCAGAAAAGCCCGCTGAAGGTCTCGGGGGTTTCCTTCAGCCGCTGGCCGCGTCCCTGCTTGACCACGTCGATGAACTGACGATGAACCTCGTCCAGCATCGCCTGGGCATGAGCCTTCTGCTCGGCACTCATGGGCGCCGTGGGATCCAAGAAAGCCTTGTTCTTGCCAGCCGTCTGCGTGCGACGCTCGATACCCAGCATCTTGAGCGTGTCCTGCACGCCATAGTAGCTGAGCAGCACCCCGATCGACCCGACGATGCTGGCCTTGTCCACGTAGATGTTGTCAGCCGCTGCCGCGATGTAGTAGCCGCCCGAGGCACCGACCTCCTCGATCACCGCGTGCAGCGGCTTCTCGGGATGAAGACGGCGCTGACGCCGCATCTCGTCGACGATCATGCCGGACTGCACGGGGCTGCCTCCCGGGCTGTTGATGCGCAGGACGACGCCCACCGCCCGCGGATCGGAAAAGGCCCGGCGCAACGCCTTGTTGATCCGGTCGGCCGAGGCCCCCTCCTCGCCCGAGCCACCAACGATGACCCCTTCGATGTTGATGGAAGCCACATAGCTGGCTGGCCGACGCTGATCCTCATCAACCTGGGCCACCGAGGTGCAGCGCTGGATGCCGAAAGCCAGCACCGCCAGGAACGCCAGCCACTGGAAGATGCGCCAGCGACGCTTCGCCTTGCGCTCCTTCAGCGTCTCGCGCGCGAGTTCCTCGACGAAGCCACGACCCCATTCCGCCGTGCCCAGGATGTTTCTATCGTTCTGCTCTGCCATGCATGGCCTCCCTTCCCAAGAGGGTTTGCTGCCTCAGGGGAAAAATAGTGATTCGTGATCACCCTGAATGATCAGGGAAAAGCGGCCCGCACGAAACGGGGGAACCCCCAATTTCAGGCGGAGCCCAACACTCCGCGCCATGAACCGACACGTCCGGGCACGATCCCTTGTGTCCGGTCTGCTCAGGCGCAGCCGAGCAGTCGGCCCAGTTCGACCACGGTTGCCGCCATGGCATCCGGCTCGCTGGATTGCAGCATGAGCAGGGTTCCCGTGTCGTAATAGACCCCGATGCTGGCACAACCGAAAGCGCGTGCCATCTCGATGTCATAGATCGAATCGCCCACCATCACCATCTGCGTCGGGCTGACCCCCATCTCTTCGGCCAGGCTCTGCAGCATCCATGGATCAGGCTTCGAGGCCCCCTCTTCGGCGCAACGCGTTGCCTCGAAGAACGCCCCCAGCTCGCCGCCGGCCAGCACTCGGTCCAGGCCGGCGCGGGACTTGCCGGTAGCCACGGCCAGCCGCCGCCCCTGCGCCCGCAGCGCCTGCAGCAGCTCAGGGATGCCGGCAAACGGGATGTCGACGCGCTGACGGTTGCCGAAATAGTGGCGTCGATAGGTATC from Lautropia mirabilis harbors:
- the acpP gene encoding acyl carrier protein; protein product: MSDIEARVKKIVAEQLGVNEAEVKTASSFVDDLGADSLDNVELVMALEDEFGTEIPDEEAEKITTVQQAIDFVKAHSKS
- the fabG gene encoding 3-oxoacyl-ACP reductase FabG, with translation MSTDSTPIPAIFGNLEGQVALVTGASRGIGQAIADTLARAGATVIGTATSEKGAEAIGQRLGAPHRGVALNVNDAEACAALVDAIVAEHGKLSILVNNAGITRDTLAMRMKDEDWAAVIDTNLTAVFRMARLAIKPMMKARTGRIVNITSVVGQMGNPGQANYAAAKAGVAGMSRALAREVASRGITVNCVAPGFIETDMTRALPEEQVAGLKQQIPSGRLGQADDIAAAVLYLASPAASYVTGVTLPVNGGMYMV
- the fabD gene encoding ACP S-malonyltransferase; this translates as MSVAFVFPGQGSQAVGMLSSLLGRPEVDALVARADAALGQPLLSKVIAEGPVEELALTTWTQPAMLLAGMANLAAWRAEGGPEPDFVAGHSLGEYTALVAAGSLDLDTAVKLVRLRAQAMQEAVPVGTGGMAAILGLSDADVQAACDEARAVPGSDQREEVAPVNFNAPSQVVIAGHVGAVQRACEAAQAKGARRAVVLPVSAPFHSVLLKPAGEVLQRALADIDLKAPAIPLVNNVDVAFETDPARIRDALVRQAWHPVRWVEVIQALADKGVDQFVEFGPGKVLTGLIKRIAPEAQLHNVSDAASLQSTLAKFS
- a CDS encoding beta-ketoacyl-ACP synthase III is translated as MSQTDTAASAASRSLPGIPASAGARFARVIGVGSALPARRVTNDDLVADLAARGVETSDEWISTRTGIRQRWLAGPDDTTTSLGARAARAAMEMAGVGPDDIDLVVCATSTPDQIFPSTACLIQNELGIHQGGAFDVQAVCSGFVYAMANADALIRAGVAKRALVIGADVFSRIMDWNDRSTCVLFGDGAGAVLLSASDTPGVLVSRLHADGRQSGILSTPGSVRGGAVCGHPFLRMDGQAVFKLAVRVLADLAQETLQAADLSVDDLDWLVPHQANIRILSATASRLGLPEDKVVSTVAEHANTSAASVPLALTQAVKDGRIKPGHLVLMEGVGGGFTWAANLIRF
- the plsX gene encoding phosphate acyltransferase PlsX; this encodes MSVRLAIDAMGGDHGLTVTVPAALSFLQSHPDAELLLVGRPDEVEGALQSSRQAGGHGSDPALSSRIRVVPASEVIRMDDNPVQALRNRRNSSMRIAIEQVKAGEADACVSAGNTGALMAISRFVLKTLPGIDRPAIATQLPTQKGGFTTMLDLGANVDCEPTHLLQFAIMGSALASVLDGTERPSVGLLNIGEELIKGNDVVKEAARLIRETPLNFVGNVEGNDVYGGKADVVVSDGFVGNVALKTSEGVAQMIGAFLKQELSRSWFTKLGALCVMPALKRFRQRVDHRRYNGACLIGLRGIVLKSHGSADVLAYEAALRRAYDAARNGLLGRIEAAMAAASPAGHAASPPPLS
- the rpmF gene encoding 50S ribosomal protein L32, which produces MAVQQNKKTPSKRGMHRSHDHLENPPVAVEPTTGEVHLRHHISPNGYYRGKKIVKTKSDD
- a CDS encoding YceD family protein, producing MKPTAAKPPHSSSATSAQSGEGWEADSLPEGLAPEIDPARFARAGERLAGSTSVARMPRLLASGLLDEGTLVHWQVQGESARDELDRVRQFLVLSLQFAPVVACGRCLGPLPLDELSITRRFRLAASERQAGLEDPEAGVDVDVIAVEPRLALAGLIEDEAMLALPMAVFHEVCPSPATLN
- a CDS encoding Maf family protein; the encoded protein is MRLILASSSPYRQELLARLRLPFEAVAADVDETPLPHEPIADLATRLAALKAETILARHPDALVIGSDQVGTLDGITPIGKPGTLERARLQLQAASGRTMHFHTALALRGRGLPPIDDAVCVDVAFRTLTLAEIDRYLAQEDVLNCAGSARCEGLGISLLESIRTDDPTALIGLPLIRLSTHLRQLGVDVPAATTPSSERAS
- a CDS encoding SAM-dependent methyltransferase; amino-acid sequence: MKPTPHGRLLLIPTPLQQPEECQQPWLLEPDRQRVSALTDFLVETPKAARRWLGLLGMQQPIRDLQLRALPGKSEGKAPRLDARDWLAPALEGRDMGLLSDAGCPGVADPGALLVEAAHQLGIEVVPLVGPSSLLLGLMASGLNGQRFAFQGYLPKAADERAQTIARLAQRSRHERETQLLIETPYRNQAMADALVAHLPEDARLCVATDLTGPAQRVETRTVQDWRRKPPVMPDKRPALFLFLA
- a CDS encoding S49 family peptidase, whose amino-acid sequence is MAEQNDRNILGTAEWGRGFVEELARETLKERKAKRRWRIFQWLAFLAVLAFGIQRCTSVAQVDEDQRRPASYVASINIEGVIVGGSGEEGASADRINKALRRAFSDPRAVGVVLRINSPGGSPVQSGMIVDEMRRQRRLHPEKPLHAVIEEVGASGGYYIAAAADNIYVDKASIVGSIGVLLSYYGVQDTLKMLGIERRTQTAGKNKAFLDPTAPMSAEQKAHAQAMLDEVHRQFIDVVKQGRGQRLKETPETFSGLFWTGERSIQLGLADGLGSVDSVARDVLNTENVVDFSEYSRWQMLARQFGAEAFGGFWKQVQTRVGGQEPVLR
- a CDS encoding HAD family hydrolase codes for the protein MTRAGVEKDLCRREVVVFDWDGTVADSVAQVVQAIRKTAESLGLTPPSAETIRPLVGLGLGEMLQQFVPDFPAERHAEFLDTYRRHYFGNRQRVDIPFAGIPELLQALRAQGRRLAVATGKSRAGLDRVLAGGELGAFFEATRCAEEGASKPDPWMLQSLAEEMGVSPTQMVMVGDSIYDIEMARAFGCASIGVYYDTGTLLMLQSSEPDAMAATVVELGRLLGCA